Proteins encoded within one genomic window of Paramisgurnus dabryanus chromosome 11, PD_genome_1.1, whole genome shotgun sequence:
- the plp2a gene encoding proteolipid protein 2, producing the protein MELLTFLKTSKGTVLAVEMLLCLLVVICKAAYGCFIWSGIVELVWAVVTFFVYAMDLYKTLVFFPWTDFFRAITGSLFLFITSLLCFVWNPSLAAEVVGNVFGLLAAVLFGYDAYNIIKDIKNIKEQGGNVGNVVIF; encoded by the exons ATGGAGTtgctaacatttttaaaaacatcaaaggGGACTGTTTTAGCTGTTGAAATG CTCCTGTGTCTCCTTGTGGTTATTTGTAAAGCAGCTTATGGATGCTTCATATGGAGCGGCATTGTAGAGCTGGTCTGGGCCGTGgtcacattttttgtttatgcCATGGATCTATACAAAACCCTGGTGTTTTTCCCATGGACG GACTTTTTTAGAGCGATTACAGGCtcactttttctttttattacctCTCTTCTCTGTTTTGTCTGGAATCCGTCACTGGCAGCAGAGGTTGTTGGCAAC gTTTTTGGTTTGCTAGCAGCAGTGTTGTTTGGATATGATGCCTACAACATTATCAAAGACATCAAAAACATTAAAGAGCAGGGTGGTAACGTTG GTAATGTGGTGATATTTTAA